The sequence below is a genomic window from Streptomyces sudanensis.
ATCTCGTCCGGGCCGACTTCCGCGACCGGCTCCGCCGCGCGGGACGCGGATTCACGGGGCGACCGACCGGCGGGTGCCCACCGGTTCGGAGCCCGGCCGCGGAGAGTCCTCTCCACCCGGGTGTTCTTCCCGCTCCGGCCGGAAGTCGCAGAGGCCCCGCCGTTCGCCGCGGCCCCGCCGATCGAAGGACGGCGACCGGGAACGCCCGGTCTCGGCAGTCCGACGACCGGCCGGCGCGCAACGGCACCGATCACCCCTGGTCCGGGCCCGCCCCGGAACCCTGCCCTCGCCCTCGTGCGAAACTCGCCGCAGGCGCGGGCGGCGCCGAACGCCAGGAACGGGGGTCCTTTCACATGACTGACGGCGCCATCCGGCGGCCCGCTCCCCAGCCCGACCGCCGCAGCACGGCCCTGCTGGTCTTCGCCACCGCCGAAACCGCGATCACGGCCGTGGTGTCGCTGTGCTGGCTGCTGCTGGCGCTCGCGATGTACATGGAGTCCTACGACCTCGACCCCAGCGCTCCCGGGCAGCCGCGAGGCCATGCGGAACTCGCGTACTCGGCCCTGGGGACACTCGCCTCACTGGCGGTCACGTGGTCGCTCCGCCTCGCCCCCCGGCGCGTCGTCCGCCATGCCGTCAACGGACTGATCGCGGTACGACTGGCCTTCGTCCTGCTCCTCACGGCCGTCCTCGCCGTGGACCTGCTCAACGGCTGACCCTTCCTCCGCAAGGGCCCGGGCGGGGACGGACACGGTTCCGGCCGTCCGGGAACACCCCCTTCCGAGGAGACCGGAGACATGCCCTACCTGCACACCGACGACCGGCTGAACGCCAGGGAAGAACCGACGCACTGCGAGCGGGAACTGATCGACGCCCTCGACGGCGTCCTCACCGATGCCGACCCGCCCGGCATCATCCGCGACGAGGCCCTCTGGTACCTCGGCACGGCACTCAGGGGAGAGAACAACCTGGAGATCACCGCATCCCTGACGTGGGACCGCGAAATCGCCCTCGGGCTTCTGCTGACCGGGCACTCCTTCACCATCGGTTGGGGCGGCGACCTGTGCGAAGCCCCGACCGCCGAGACGTTCACGGCGCACGGTGCCCCCGTCGCGCGGATGGCCGCGGCCGTCGAACGCGAGCTGTCACGCGACATCCTCGTGTCACGCCGCCGCCGCCTCTTCGCCGGCACGGCCGAGTTGCACATCCGCCACGGGGAGCACTGGATCGACCTGCTGCGCGGCGGCGTCCCATCCGACCCGGCGAGACTCGGTGCGAAACTGCGTGCGGTGACACTGCTGGCCGCGTGACGGCCACCGCCGGCGCGCCCCGGCCGGGCGATAGGAGACCACGCACGGCGGGGCGCGGGCGCACCACATCGGAGAGGAATCGGAATCGTGCTGGTGACGGCTCACGACGAACGCGACCTGGAGGTCTTCCTGTCGGTTCTCGGCGCGCACGTGGGACGGTCGGGGGCGACGACCACGATCGACCTCTACGCCGACGACGACCTCCCCGAGGAAGCGGAGGCGGCGTTCAGGGCCCTGAGGGACCGGGCCGACGCGGAACCCCATGAAGGAGAGCGGTCCTTCCCGCTGCGCAGGCTGCTGAACCGCCCCGATCCGTACATGGGCCGTGAGATCGACCTGACCGACGAGGCGGACCTGCGCCGGTTCGCCCTGCTGGCCCACCGCGTGATCCACTGCGAGTCCTGGTCGGGGAACCGCCAACTGCTGTCCGCCTCGGGGCCGTACACCCCGCTCTGGCTCGGCCTCGGCGACGGGGAAGCGCGGGGACTGGTCGACGCCGCGAGACGAGCCGGCGCGGGAACGCTGCGGATCGTCGACGCCGGCGACTGAGGGCGACGCCCGGCCCGTCCGTCTGCTTGCTCGTCCCTTCCCACCCATCCGTCCCACCGGCCTGTCTGCCGCCCGCCGTTCGCTCGGCCCCCGGGCCATACGGACACCCGCGCGGCCACGCGGCGAACCGACCACTCCGGCCACTTGACCGAGACCGCCGATTGACCCCGCCCTCCACTCGGCGGCCCGGGTTCCTCCCCATACGCAGCGCTGGGGTCGGCCTCGGCCTTTGGCGGTAAAGGGCCTCGGCTAGGGCTTTTCCCTGATCGCGGACACCGGAGACCGAGACGCGAGGGTCCAGCCGCCTTCGGTGTGTGCGTCGTGCGGCCCCGCGTTTTTGCGTCCGCCGTCCGCACGGCCGATTCCGCTGTGAGCAGCGTCTCGGGGCTTTCCTCGCGACTGCGTGCATGGACCGGCGAATCCCGGGTAAACGGGCGCCCCTCGATGTGATTGTGTGTCAGATCACAGCAACCATTGAGTGGTTGTGTCATACATGTGCGGAAATCTTCTCCCCCGCTTGTTCGTCTCCGATCGGTATCTTCACCGGCGCGTCACAGGAGTGACGCGGACAGTCACAAGAGACCGGGGAATCATGACGATTCACATACCCGCGCCACATGAGCGCGGGCGGCTTTGGACGGGGAGGAGCCTGCGCTGGATAGCGGGAGGCTTGTCCTTCGCCCTGGCCGTGACCCTGACGGAGGGCGTCGCGGCGGCCGATCCGCCGGAGGCTCCCGCGAAGCCGCGGGAGACGGCGGTCACGCAGGCCGCCGACATCGCCTCGGCCCGGGTGGCCGCGCGTCTGTCGGGCAAGCGCGTGGAGGCCCTCTCGGAGCGCACGGAGACGTCGACGACGTGGGTGAACAAGGACGGTTCACTGACGAGTGAGATCGTCGCGGGCCCCGTCCGGTTCACCGACAAGGCCACGGGCCAGTGGCGGGACGTCGACCTGGACATGGTCTCCGGTCCGGACGGTTCCGTCGCCCCGATCGCGCACCCCCAGGGACTGCGGCTCGCGGGGAAGTCCGCGCAGGCCCCCGCCAGGTCGCTGGCGGCCACCGGGCAGGCCAAGCCGGTCGACCTGGTCACCCTCGGCGACGGGGAGGAGCAGATCACCCTCCAGTGGAAGGGCGGCCTGCCCGCGCCGAAGCTGGAGGGCAACCGCGCCGAGTACGTCGACGCCGTGCCGGGCGCGGACGTGGTCGTCGAGGCGACGCGTACCGGGTTCGAGCAGTTCGTCGAGATCAAGCAGCGGCCGGCGACCGACGGCTACACCTACACGCTGCCGCTGAAGGCCAAGGGGCTGAAGGCCGTGCCGCAGGCGGACGGCGGCGTGCTGTTCACCGACGCCAAGGGCACCGAGCGGGCGCTGATGCCGGCGCCGGTGATGTGGGACGCCACCGTCGACCCGGTCTCCGGTGAGCACACCCGCAAGGTGCCGGTGGCGATGAAGGTCGTGCAGAAGGGCGCGACGATCGACCTGGTCGTCACCCCGGACGCGAAGTTCCTCGCCGACCCGGCCACCAAGTACCCGGTGACGGTCGACCCGTCGACCTCGTCGCTGGGCAACCTGTTCGACACCTACGTGCAGCAGGGCGTCACCTACGACACCTCCGCCGAGCAGGAACTGGACTTCGGCAACCCGGGGACGAAGAACGCCGACGGCACGCCCCGCATCGCCCAGACCTACATCACCTGGCGGACGGCGCCGTTCGCCGACGCGCTGGTCTCCAGCGCGAAGCTGTCGCTGTGGAACTTCCACTCGGGCAACTACACCGGCTCCTCCTGCCCGGCGCAGCCGTGGGAGGTGTGGACGGCGAACAACGCCACCACCGCCTCCCGGTGGACCAACCGCCCGGCGATGGTGACCCGGATGGCCACCTCCTCCGAGACGCGCGGCAACGCGAGCTGCTCCACGCAGCCGGACGGCTGGATCAACGCCGACGTGACCGACCTCGCCCAGCACTGGTCGAACAACAAGTGGTCCCAGGCCGGCATGGGCATCCGCGCCGCGGACGAGACGGTGACCGGGCAGTGGAAGCGGGTCAACTCCGCCAACGCCGCCGCCAACCCGCCCAAGCTGGTCGTCACCTACAACTACCGGCCGCGCACCGGCACCAAGCAGGAGGCCGGCCCGCCGTACTTCTCCTACGGCGGCGCCTACACGGTCAACACCGTGACGCCGACCCTGCGCGACACCTTCGTCGACCCCAACGGCGACAAGATCCAGGGCGCGTACCAGATCTTCGACACCGCCACGAACACCCAGGTCGGCGCCGTGCTGCGCTCGGCGTTCGTACCGTCGGGGCAGCCCGCCCCGGTCACGGTCCCGGCCGGCGTGCTGACCAACGGCAAGACGTACCAGTTCCGCACCAGCCCGTACGACGGCGTCCACTACAACCTGGGCTGGTCGGAGTGGAAGACCTTCACGGTCGACACCACCAACCCCTCCGCCCCGGCGCGCATCGTCTCGACGGACTACCCCACCGGCCAGTGGGTCAAGGGCGCGGGCCAGGCCGGCACGTTCACGGTGACCCCCAACGGCACCGACCACCACTGGCTGGAGTGGTCGCTGGACGGCGTGACCTGGACCAAGGTCGCCACCGGCGGCTCCACCGCCGCCAAGGCCATCAGCGTCACCCCGCCGAAGGACGGCAGCCACACCCTCCAGGTGCGTCAGGTCGACAAGGCCGACAACAAGTCCGAAGCGATCGAGTACCTCTTCCACGCCGGCCCCGGCGGCTTCGTCCAGCCCACCGAGGGCGAGCGCACCGCACGCCGCCTGCCCCTGGTCGCCGAGGCCGAAGCGGGCAAGTACGACGCGGTGTCCTTCTCCTGGCGCCGCTCCGAGGCCGACCCGTGGGTGAGGATCCCCGCCGGCGACGTCACCTCCGGCGGCACCCCGCTGACCGCGTGGCCCGTCCCCATGACCGGCGGCAAGAACGCCCCGCTGGTGTGGAACGCCACCGACACCGTCGACCCCGACGGCAGCGTGCAGATCAAGGCCGACTTCACCGGCCCCAACGGAGCCACCGGCGCCACCCTGCCCCTGACCGTCGTCGTCGACCGCAACGCCTCCGGCGCCGCCACCAGCGAGGTCGGTCCCGGTTCGGTCAACCTGCTGACCGGTGACTACACCCTCTCCGGCGCCGACGCCTCCGCCTTCGGCCTGTCCGTCAACCGGACCGCCTCCTCCCGTCTCCCCGACAAGGGCGCCAGGCAGGAAGGCCAAGTGGCGATCTTCGGCAAGGAGTGGGTGTCCGGCACCGAAGCCGAGATGACGGAATCCGACTTCTCGCACGTCCGCAGGGTCTCGGACACCGCGGTCGCGCTCGTCGACTCCGAAGGCGAGGAAACCCACTTCACCGCCAACGCGGCCAGGACGGCCTGGATCCCCGAGCCCGGGGCGGAGGACCTGACGCTCAAGGGCAGCACCACCGGCTCGTTCACGCTGTCGGACACCGAGGGCACGGTGACGGAGTTCACCAAGCCCGACGCCGCGGCGACCAGCTGGCAGGTGTCCAGCACGCTGCTGGACGGCCTGTCGAACTCCACCACCACCGTGGTCTCCGAGACGGTGACCGTCGACGGCAGGAAGCTGGCCCGGCCCAAGCGGATCATCGCCCCGACCTCCGCCGCGACCTCCGCCGCCTGCACCGCCGATCCGGCGACCAAGGGCTGCCGGGTGATGGAGTTCGTCTACGCGGCCACGACCACGGCCACCGCGGGCGCGTTCGGCGACTACGCGGGCCAGGTCAAGGAGATCCGCCTGTGGGCCACCGCCCCCGGCGCGACCGCGGCGACCTCCAGGACCGTGCAGACGTACGAGTACGACACCGAGGGCCGGCTGCGCCAGGCGTGGAACCCGCAGATCAGCCCTGCGCTGAAGACCGGATACGAATACGACGCGGCCGGCCGCGTCACCAAGCTCACCCCGCCCGGCGAACTGCCCTGGACGTTCACCTACGGCAAGGCCGGAAACGCCTCCACCGCCGGTGACGGCATGCTCCTCAAGGCGTCCCGCCCCGGTCTCCAGCAGGGCACGACCGGCACCGAGGCTGGCACCGCCGCCACCAGCGTCGTCTACGACGTCCCGCTGACCGGCACCACCGCCCCGTACCAGATGGGCGCCGCCGACGTGAAGGCGTGGGGCCAGACGGACGCGCCCACGGACGCGACCGCCGTCTTCCCCGCCGACGCCGTTCCCGCCTCGCACACGGGTGGCGACCTGACCGCGACCGACTACCGGCGAGCCAACATCACCTACCTCGGCGTGTCGGCCCGCAGCGTCAACACGGCGACGCCCGGCGGACACGTCTCCACCACGGAGTACGACCGCTTCGGCAACACCGTCCGCGAGCTCACCGCCGCCAACCGGGCCGTCGCGCTCGGCCTGACCGCCGACGACAGGGCCACCCAGGCCGGCCTCGGCATCGGTCAGCTCACCACCGCCGAGCGCGCCGACGCGCTCTCCACCAAGTCGCTCTACAACGAGACCGGCACCCGCGAGCTGGAGGAGTTCGGCCCGCTGCGCCGCAGCGAGCTGACCGCGGACCTGAAGTCGGGCACCACGACCCTCGTCCCGGCCGGCACGTCCGTGACCGCCCGGACCTGGACGGTCAACGAGTACGACGCGGGCCGCCCGACCGACGGCACGGCCAAGGTGAAGGACCAGGTCACCAAGGTCACCACCGGCGCCGAAGTGCGCGAGCACCCGTCGATCATGGGTGAGGCACGCATCACCCAGACGGTCTACGACTGGGTCAAGGGCCTGCCGGTCAAGACGGTCAAGGACCCGGGCGGCCTGGCGATCACCGAGACCACCGAGTACGACGCCCAGGGCCGTGTCACCAAGCAGCTCCTGCCCGGTGCCACCGGCACCGACGCCGCCACGCGGGTGACGACGTACTGGTCCGCCACCGGCACCGGCACCTGCCAGGGCCGTCCCGAGTGGGCCGACCTGGTGTGCTCCACCGGTCCCGCCGGCGCCATCACCAACGGCGGCAGCAACCCGGCACAACTGCCCACGACCACCACCGAGTACGACTGGTTCGGCAGCCCGGCGAAGGTCACGGAGACCGCCAACGGCGTCACCCGCACGACCACGACCACCTACGACAACGCCGGCCGCGTGGTGAAGACCGCGATGACCGGCGGCATCGGCCAGGCCGTCCCCGAGTCGACGACCGAGTACGACCCCGCCACCGGCCAGGCCGTCAAGACGGTCTCACCGACCGGCGGCACCATCACCAAGCAGTTCGACAAGCTCGGCCGCCTCGTCTCCTACACGGACGCCGACGGCGGTACGACCACCACCGAGTACGACCTGCTCGACCGGCCGGTCAAGACCACCGACACCACCCCGTCCACCGTCACCCACACCTACGACCACGCGGTCGAGCCGCGCGGCATGGCCACCAGCACCACCGACTCCGTCGCGGGCACCTTCAGGGCCACCTACGACGCCGACGGTTCCGTCAGCAGCGAGAAGCTGCCCGGCGGCTACACGGTCAAGCAGACCGAGGACACCACCGGTTCGGTGCTCGACCGCACCTACACGCGGGACAGCGACGGCACGGTCGTCTACTCCGACACCGTCACCGAGTCCGTCCACGGCCAGGTCACCAGCCACGCCGGCTGGTCCGACCAGACCTACCGCTACGACGCCACCGGCCGCCTGACCACCGTGGAGGACACCACCGACACGATCTGCACCAGGCGGACGTACGCCTTCGACAACCGCACCAACCGCACGTCGCTCACCAGCGCGGCCGGCGCTCCCGGTGCGGACTGCCCGACGACGGGAGGCACCGTCACCGGCCACGCCTACGACAGCGCCGACCGCCTCGTCGACACCGGCTACGTCTACGACGCCTTCGGCCGCACCACGTCGGTCCCGCAGAACGGCACGGTCGGCTACTACGCCAACGACCTGGTCCACCAGCAGACCGCCGACGGCAAGCGCCAGACCTGGCTGCTCGACGCCGCCCACCGCTTCCGTTCCTGGAAGGTCGAGACCGGCAGCGGCACCACGTGGACCCAGACGGCGTCCAAGCTCAACCACTACGACGGTGACAGCGACAGTCCCCGCTGGATCGTCGAGGACACCACCACCGGCGCGCTGACCCGCAACGTCGAGTCCGCCACCGGCGACCTCGCCGCCACCACGAGCAAGACCGGCGACACCGTCCTGCAACTCACCACCATCCACGGTGACATCGCCCTCCAGCTTCCGCTGG
It includes:
- a CDS encoding RHS repeat-associated core domain-containing protein, whose translation is MAVTLTEGVAAADPPEAPAKPRETAVTQAADIASARVAARLSGKRVEALSERTETSTTWVNKDGSLTSEIVAGPVRFTDKATGQWRDVDLDMVSGPDGSVAPIAHPQGLRLAGKSAQAPARSLAATGQAKPVDLVTLGDGEEQITLQWKGGLPAPKLEGNRAEYVDAVPGADVVVEATRTGFEQFVEIKQRPATDGYTYTLPLKAKGLKAVPQADGGVLFTDAKGTERALMPAPVMWDATVDPVSGEHTRKVPVAMKVVQKGATIDLVVTPDAKFLADPATKYPVTVDPSTSSLGNLFDTYVQQGVTYDTSAEQELDFGNPGTKNADGTPRIAQTYITWRTAPFADALVSSAKLSLWNFHSGNYTGSSCPAQPWEVWTANNATTASRWTNRPAMVTRMATSSETRGNASCSTQPDGWINADVTDLAQHWSNNKWSQAGMGIRAADETVTGQWKRVNSANAAANPPKLVVTYNYRPRTGTKQEAGPPYFSYGGAYTVNTVTPTLRDTFVDPNGDKIQGAYQIFDTATNTQVGAVLRSAFVPSGQPAPVTVPAGVLTNGKTYQFRTSPYDGVHYNLGWSEWKTFTVDTTNPSAPARIVSTDYPTGQWVKGAGQAGTFTVTPNGTDHHWLEWSLDGVTWTKVATGGSTAAKAISVTPPKDGSHTLQVRQVDKADNKSEAIEYLFHAGPGGFVQPTEGERTARRLPLVAEAEAGKYDAVSFSWRRSEADPWVRIPAGDVTSGGTPLTAWPVPMTGGKNAPLVWNATDTVDPDGSVQIKADFTGPNGATGATLPLTVVVDRNASGAATSEVGPGSVNLLTGDYTLSGADASAFGLSVNRTASSRLPDKGARQEGQVAIFGKEWVSGTEAEMTESDFSHVRRVSDTAVALVDSEGEETHFTANAARTAWIPEPGAEDLTLKGSTTGSFTLSDTEGTVTEFTKPDAAATSWQVSSTLLDGLSNSTTTVVSETVTVDGRKLARPKRIIAPTSAATSAACTADPATKGCRVMEFVYAATTTATAGAFGDYAGQVKEIRLWATAPGATAATSRTVQTYEYDTEGRLRQAWNPQISPALKTGYEYDAAGRVTKLTPPGELPWTFTYGKAGNASTAGDGMLLKASRPGLQQGTTGTEAGTAATSVVYDVPLTGTTAPYQMGAADVKAWGQTDAPTDATAVFPADAVPASHTGGDLTATDYRRANITYLGVSARSVNTATPGGHVSTTEYDRFGNTVRELTAANRAVALGLTADDRATQAGLGIGQLTTAERADALSTKSLYNETGTRELEEFGPLRRSELTADLKSGTTTLVPAGTSVTARTWTVNEYDAGRPTDGTAKVKDQVTKVTTGAEVREHPSIMGEARITQTVYDWVKGLPVKTVKDPGGLAITETTEYDAQGRVTKQLLPGATGTDAATRVTTYWSATGTGTCQGRPEWADLVCSTGPAGAITNGGSNPAQLPTTTTEYDWFGSPAKVTETANGVTRTTTTTYDNAGRVVKTAMTGGIGQAVPESTTEYDPATGQAVKTVSPTGGTITKQFDKLGRLVSYTDADGGTTTTEYDLLDRPVKTTDTTPSTVTHTYDHAVEPRGMATSTTDSVAGTFRATYDADGSVSSEKLPGGYTVKQTEDTTGSVLDRTYTRDSDGTVVYSDTVTESVHGQVTSHAGWSDQTYRYDATGRLTTVEDTTDTICTRRTYAFDNRTNRTSLTSAAGAPGADCPTTGGTVTGHAYDSADRLVDTGYVYDAFGRTTSVPQNGTVGYYANDLVHQQTADGKRQTWLLDAAHRFRSWKVETGSGTTWTQTASKLNHYDGDSDSPRWIVEDTTTGALTRNVESATGDLAATTSKTGDTVLQLTTIHGDIALQLPLDATKAPVALDTDEYGNPRAGQAAVRYNWLGAKQRSAETLTGLTLMGVRLYNPTTGRFLSMDPVHGGGDNRYGYPGDPVNQYDLDGKRWSWKRIKRFVKRNRVIIASFTAGFACGVVTAGIAAGACGVIAGGLAGAGAKWYWNRKASRRDIALAGVKGMMGYGGGGSAIGALGRHFGRKALRRWAVKYYPSTGRHVYRKPNSHKRKPWWRRW